atattttaacaaaaaataaataaggactctattattataaatttacgGTATGAAAATAATAATCGATTCCAGGTTGCCCAATCCTGTTTATTCATGAAACCCCCGCGACGCTCTCTTCCTTTTCCCCAAAATCGTCGTCTTCAATAATTTAGCAAAATCCCAACACAGCAGATCTCTTCGTCATCTGGAACGCTTTACAGGTATTGacacaagttttttttaaaaaaatttttttagacGTTAAAGTTTCGGTACAAAATTCTTGGGTCCATCGGGGTGAATTGTTGGATGTAATGACTCTGATTATGGGAATtgagatttttttggaaaagtGGCAGCAAGAAAATCCATATGATATGTATCTGAAATTTACTTTGCTGCCGGTTCAGTGCTCAAATTGAATTGATTGGGATTTACAGGTATTGCAAGGCTATGAAGTTTGAACTTGGGAAATACTCTTTTTAAAAGTAATGATTTTTTGtgactatttttttattttaatttgagaccgaggtttatttatttgattgcatGAAAGaacttattttgaattttgattctAATATGTTTAGAGAACAAATAAGTTTTTGTATACAAATTTGAATAATGATTTCTTAAGTAAAGTAGATTTCTTTATTGTTTGGTTCTCATATATTTTGGTTTTTCTGTTGCCAAACtttgaaaaaattaatgtttttcacatttttttaaactttttttcaGGTAGGCTAATTTCTTCCTGCACGATTGAAATAAATACATCTTTGTTTCATTTGCTCACTCGTTTTCTACCTTCAATTTGGGATATCTGAACTTTGTAGCTGATTATTGTCTTAAGATTTGACATTTTAGTTAATCCTATTGGCAGGCGAGATGTCTGCATATGATAATGTTGTCACTGGGAAGCTGAAACTTAAGGGCAAGGCTCTGGATGTGAAGGCGAGTgggatgaagaagaagaagcaaaaGAAGGAATACGAGCAAATTCCTCAAGCCATTGAGAGTGAATTATCTGGAAGTTagtttgattaattaaattttctggCACCATCTGGCAACATTTTTTTCAATGCTTGTGTGATATAAGAGATGAAAACATGCTTTTTCCGTCTGTGGATTAATGACTTTTTTTAATGAAGTGTGGATTAATGTCTTAATTTTCAATTGTTGTGTTCTTTTTCAATGGAAATGCTTTTCGTAGAGATAACTTAGTTTACTGGTATTTCGTGGTTCTTTTAGTCAAATATATACCTGTAAGCATGAGAAAACATAGAGCAAGAAAGGATATTTTGCTAATGAACCTTCTGGGATTGACCCCTTCGCTAGTTTCCTAAAATCCTTCATTGTCAGGGAGCAACCCATAACTTGTGAGGAAAGCCCTTGGAGGAAGGATGGATACTCATGAGAAAGATTATTAATTTGTTatcattatatgttttataGTCGAATGATTTGCAGTGGTTTTTGGTACATGCCAATAACTTGTGACGAAGGTACCTGGGGGAGGGCTACTCAAGAGAAAGATTATTAATTTGTTATCTTTATACGTTTTATAGCCAGGAATGATTTGCAGTGGTTTTTGGTACATGTTTGGCAGGCAAAAGCTGTGTTAAACTTTTGAGTACTTGAATCTTAGTTGACATATCTGCTATTAGTGTTGTCTCAAACCTAAAAGCTCCTGATATTGTAAAATATTTGGCTTGAATTTCTTTGCATTGCTTGATCATGAACTGAGTCATAATGATAGGCATATGGTTGGTCTTGTTCAAATGTTTGAATCGTCTTACGGTTATGTTTTCAATATCTATCATGCAAATTGTCATCTCCAATTTGTTTGAAAAGGGTAAGTTGGTGTGTGAATGTACCCGCTTCCAAATTGctttttgtttttcctttcGAGGTGTAGATTTTCTCACTTTAACTCTTTAGTACTGCTTTTTATAATATCTATCCCTGCTTTACTAAGTTTCTCACTTACTGTTGGGATTTCAGAGCAATTAGCTGACTTGAATGATGAAGATGCTGCAAAAACCTTTGGGGATGAAAGTTCCACTCGTTGGTATGATCATCTCACCCCAGCTGAGAGACGCTATATAGAACAAAGAGAGAAAATCGACTCGCATAAGCTGGCTAAGACATCTAATAAATCACACCGGGATCGCATTCAGGATTTCAATCAGTATCTTGCTAATATGAGTGAACATTATGACATTCCTAAAGTTGGCCCTGGCTAAGTAACAAATCAAATCCAGAGCATGTGCGATTTCACCTGTTGTAGACCTTTGCCCTTCAAGTAAAGTCGCATATTATGGAACCGTTTGTATGATGATCTGCCCTGCTTctttaaactttatttttctCATTGCTTAGCATGAGGTGTTTGATACTATTGTGTTGCAACTATGCAAGGAAAAATTGTATCTTCTTAATTTTGCACCCATTTATGCTCGAATATCTACCTTTTTTTAGTTTTCTGCCAGTTATCACCACGCATATTCAAAATTCGTTTCGTAGTGTGGCATATGTCCGACATGATACTGGAAATGGTAATTAAAGATGGTAGAGACATGATACCAATCATATTCATACCTGCTGGTTCTGCTTTGAAGGTGGACAGAACCGGTTCAATCCAGGTTTCCTAACTGTTCCAATTTGGCAGGCTAGAGCTtgacaaaatttttattgaaaaataatcatttttgaagatattttaatattttttaaacccCCGGAAAAGTACCCTTTAAGAAAGCTAAAGACAATGGGAAGTAAACCATAAGTCTACTATTACTTTGAATTGATTATGACCTTCGTCGCTTAGTACCACTATGAAGCAAAAATAATTCAAGCtttagaaaaatgaaattaCAATCAATCACACTTAGCGAAGATGGGAATTATATGCACCCTCAGTTTACTTGCTCAAGGATAAGGATAATATTTCTTGGAACGACCTATTCCTGTGCAAGTTTTCAGGCATGGTCTTATTCTTGAATTGACATGAACATAACTTGATGGTTGgatttttttcttctctttttggAACAACGAGGGGGAGGTGGGAACAATTGTCCCTCCATTTTGGTCTCTCTAAGAGGAGAAAAGTGATTATGTTCTTCCTGGAATTTTGAGAGTTTTCTATTTCGGATCCTTCTCCCCACATCATATTCTGGCCCTACCACTGCGCGCAAATTGAAGCTAACAATTAGTGTTATGTTGAAgcttaaattgaaaataattgaaTCTGAGCTTGACAAGCTTCATGCATCTCTCGAGCTAGCTATTTCCTTCTTCAAGTACTTGGGATCGACTTTGATGATGCATTGTATTTTATTTGCTACTGAAAACACCCTACCCATCCTTTACGTTGCTACAATCCAATCCTACTTGTTACGACGAAAACTGGAG
This genomic interval from Primulina huaijiensis isolate GDHJ02 chromosome 14, ASM1229523v2, whole genome shotgun sequence contains the following:
- the LOC140957928 gene encoding uncharacterized protein: MSAYDNVVTGKLKLKGKALDVKASGMKKKKQKKEYEQIPQAIESELSGKQLADLNDEDAAKTFGDESSTRWYDHLTPAERRYIEQREKIDSHKLAKTSNKSHRDRIQDFNQYLANMSEHYDIPKVGPG